GCTCAACTCTAACGCTATTTTATAGACACTTTTAAAGGTAGCACTAAGGGATGTTCTCAACTAAAGAGACCTTCCCAACACTGGATTATTATTATACGTATATATAGATCTGCTCCCGATCTCTTCGTTTTTAGGTTAATTATTCAATgcaattttatcaatagaAAAATCAAGGCTGTCCATGGATTCTCCTGATatggtttttcaaatgatCGGATCTCTTGAAAGCTTTACCACATTTTATACAAGCAAATTTGGCTATTTTTAAATGGATACAATCAATGTGGCGCTTCCATTGTGATCTCTGTTTGAACTCTTTTGGACACTGAAGACACTTATAGATATTATCTTTGGCTTTGTTGGGATTTTTCTTGTTAGACCTTTGTGCTCTGACTCTAGGGATTTTAGTTGCAAGAAGGACATCGGATGATTTCGTTTTTGCAAAATTGTCCTTATTTCGCTTCAGTGATGCTCTAAAAATTTCCAGTACGATATCATTatctttctcaatttcttggGTGTCCTGCTCTTGTTCTTCGGCTTTTATAAGTTTGGGTTTATCTATTTCAAATTCCATTATATTGCTAACctgtttgatttgatttaGTTTGCCGAAGCTATTATTCATAGAACAATCgttctctctttctttatttttcatgatACTGTTCCCCTGTCTATATTTCTTATTGTGCCTTTTGAATGTTAATACtatctttctttttggGAGCGCAGTGTCTTGACTAAGTTGAGATTTACACTCCTGGCTGTTGCTTTTCAAACCTTTAACTTTTTTCATCTGTGGTTTAATTACATCTCTTTGGTCAGAGGAATTGCAGTCGGCTGTAATGTTAATACCATGTATATCAACTTCGCTTAATTCTTCCCTTGCTTCTTCgtcttctgcttcttctACCccttcttttgcttttccttGCTTTGACATGACATTTTGctttatttcttcactATTTCCTAGGTCCTctactttttcaatgtgtAGAGCATTCTGCTTTGTATTATCAATTAATTTCTGTGTACAAGCAATTGTTTCCAgactttttctttctttctccaTTTCCCTTAATATCTTAGCTTCAGGTtgaaaagaatcaaaatcattatATCGAGGTGTAGCTTCTTTATATTgcgtttcttttcctctaAATATGTTTTCAGAGAAGGTACTAGGAAAATCTGAATATTTACAGCTAGTATAGTTTGGTTGAATAGATTGCTGTTGATTAGGAATTTCGTTCGCTTCTATATGTATAGAAGTTAAATCACCTGATAACCTACGAAGTTTATATGTTTGATTGTCATTCAAAGTTTTAAAGCCATTGTAAtttgtatttattttttcatcattgtcatcCAAATAATTACTGTTGTGCTGCTTCAAGCTCTTGTGAATGGCTTGAATCAACTTTCTATCTCTTAGTTTCGTTATTCTGTTTGAAGATGTGATAATTCTAATTGAAGTTGTATTGTTAGGAGAGGGAGTAtggtggaaaaaaatagggTTTATTGTCCCATTATCCTCTTCCATAGTATGTATTCTTGAGTTGGAATTAGATATCACAGAATCTAATTCGTAGCTTGTCGATTCAAAActtctattattttcaagtgTATTAGCATAAATTGGGTCATCGTAAAGATATTCTTGATAATATTGAGAATTGGTAATTTCAATGTTATCGAGTTTACTGTAGAATTCAGCTgtattttttaaatttgaatcaaaCAAGAATGAACGATCAACTATCGACATTTTCTCATTTAAATTTGAtgctttaaaaaaattggacATTTTATCGGTCATAAAaacattattttttgatcCATCTAAGATACACTGGGAGGGGTCTACCGTTTTCAATATTCTAGGATCATATAAACCTTTGTTATAGTGACAAATGTATGAATCTTCCCTTTCATTAGCATGTAAACGGCTTTGGTAATTTGAAACTGAAGTTATACAAGGAGAAGATAGGTTGTGAAATAACTCTAAGTTTGATGTGGAGTCATCACTATCTTTCTGGGTAACATTATTAACACAGAGCTTAGATTGACTTTGGTGAGCCCGTGCTGCTAAATCTGACAACTTCTGGGTAGCAAGACAATTTGTGCCATCATCCAAAGTAGGTGTCACCTGTCTGTCCCTTGAAGAAGTGTTGGTGAATTTCACAGCCATCttcatttattgaaaaaggcTTATACTAGAAGATATATGGTGAATCGGGTTGGGTTAAATGGGCAATAGCTTCTAATTGCAAGTGAAACGGGCAACTCAAGGAAATGGGATTGATTTGATCTATAAATTTCCCCTTTTCACTTGATAAAGAGCTGAGCCCTAGAAATTAGTATTACGtaaaaaagagaaagaaacaTTACTGTTGGAGTCGATCGTCGTGAATAGGGAAAAAATACAGCCCGAATAGGCAATATCCAAATTCGGAAAGCGGCATGCCTGTTTGGGAAACAATGGCAGAAACAATCAATAGTACGAGCCTCGATCGCAGAGAAGGAAGCATGGGAAGAAGGCGGGGAATGCGAGGAGTGAGTATCCATAGAATCTTTGCAACCCTTGCCTATccttgaaga
The Pichia kudriavzevii chromosome 2, complete sequence DNA segment above includes these coding regions:
- a CDS encoding uncharacterized protein (PKUD0B02690; similar to Saccharomyces cerevisiae YKL062W (MSN4) and YMR037C (MSN2); ancestral locus Anc_2.598); this encodes MKMAVKFTNTSSRDRQVTPTLDDGTNCLATQKLSDLAARAHQSQSKLCVNNVTQKDSDDSTSNLELFHNLSSPCITSVSNYQSRLHANEREDSYICHYNKGLYDPRILKTVDPSQCILDGSKNNVFMTDKMSNFFKASNLNEKMSIVDRSFLFDSNLKNTAEFYSKLDNIEITNSQYYQEYLYDDPIYANTLENNRSFESTSYELDSVISNSNSRIHTMEEDNGTINPIFFHHTPSPNNTTSIRIITSSNRITKLRDRKLIQAIHKSLKQHNSNYLDDNDEKINTNYNGFKTLNDNQTYKLRRLSGDLTSIHIEANEIPNQQQSIQPNYTSCKYSDFPSTFSENIFRGKETQYKEATPRYNDFDSFQPEAKILREMEKERKSLETIACTQKLIDNTKQNALHIEKVEDLGNSEEIKQNVMSKQGKAKEGVEEAEDEEAREELSEVDIHGINITADCNSSDQRDVIKPQMKKVKGLKSNSQECKSQLSQDTALPKRKIVLTFKRHNKKYRQGNSIMKNKERENDCSMNNSFGKLNQIKQVSNIMEFEIDKPKLIKAEEQEQDTQEIEKDNDIVLEIFRASLKRNKDNFAKTKSSDVLLATKIPRVRAQRSNKKNPNKAKDNIYKCLQCPKEFKQRSQWKRHIDCIHLKIAKFACIKCGKAFKRSDHLKNHIRRIHGQP